A segment of the Amycolatopsis thermophila genome:
GGACCGGCCGGTCTCGACCAGGGACCCGCGCAGCCCGGCCAGGTTGGTCAGGTCGAACTCGGTTTCGGAGTACAGCCCGCCGGCGGCGGCCGCGCGGCCGGGCGGCAGCATCCGGTAGGTGCCGACGATCTCGCCGGTGTTGTCGTCGCGGACCACGAGGTGGTCGCAGAACTCGTCGAACCGGTCGGCGTCCAGGCCGGGCGCGGAGTGCAGCCTGGCACCCATCTCCTCGGCGAACACCTGGTAGCGAAGTCGCTGGGCCGCAACGACTTCCTCGTTGTCGTAGGCGACCAGGAGCGAGTAGCGGGCAGCGCCCTCGGGCAGCTGGCCGTCCTGGTTGTCGGTGCTGACGAGCAACTGGGACCGCGTCATGCCTGTAGGTGTACCGGCGGGAAGGAAACCGCCAGGAGGTTCATCGCGTGACCACCTCGTGCACGTTGGATGAACCCGGGGTTCTCAGGGTTCTCTCAGCAACCGCGTCCGACCGGAAGTGAGCGTGATGTCGGGCAGCTGGTGTCCGATCCTGGTGGCGCTCGGTGCGGCGGCTGGGCGGCGGGCGGCCCTGCTGGGCGAGCTCGCCGAGCACTCGAAGCGACGGGCCACCGCCGGGGAGTCCCAGCGGTGGCCCGTCGTGGTGAGGGCGAGCGTCAGCTCTTGCGCTTGGTGACCTCTTCGGTCAGCTGCGGCGCGACGTTGAACAGGTCGCCCACCACGCCGAAGTCGGCGATCTCGAAGATCGGCGCCTCGGGGTCCTTGTTGACCGCGACGATCGTCTTCGAGGTCTGCATGCCGGCGCGGTGCTGGATCGCACCGGAGATGCCCAGCGCGACGTACAGCTGCGGCGAGACCGTCTTACCGGTCTGGCCCACCTGGAACTGCGCCGGGTAGTAGCCCGAGTCGACCGCGGCACGCGAGGCGCCGACGGCCGCGCCGAGCGAGTCGGCCAGCTTCTCCACGACCTCGAACTTCTCGGCCGAACCGACACCGCGGCCACCGGAGACCACGATCGTGGCCTCGGTCAGCTCGGGGCGGTCACCGCCGACGACCGGCTCGACACCGGTGATCTTCGCGGACTTCGCGGCGTCCACCGCGGGCAGTTCGACGGCCTCCTCGGCCGCCGCGCCCTCGGCCTGCGACGCCTCGACCGCACCCGGGCGCACCGAGATGATCGGCAGGCCCTGGGCCTTGGACTTCACCGAGTACGCGCCACCGAAGATGGACTGCTCCACGGTGCCGTCGGAGTTGACGCCCACGGCGTCGTAGAGCAGGCCGCCGCCGACGCGGATCGCGAGACGGCCGGCGACCTCCTTGCCCTCGGCGGACGCGGTGACGATCACCGCCGCCGGGGAGGCCTGCTCGACGAGCTTGGCCAGCGCGTCGACCTTGGGAGTCACCAGGTAGTTCGCGGCGTCCTCGGACTCGGCCACGTAGACCTTCTGGGCACCGTAGGCACCCAGCTGCTCCTTGAACTTGCCCGCGGTGCCCGGGGCGCCGACGACGACGGCCGACGGCTCGCCCAGCTCGCGGGCGGCGGTCAGGGCCTCGAACGTGGTCTTCTTCAGCTCGCCGTTGAGGTGGTCGACGAGAACCAGAACTTCAGCCATTGCTCCGTTGCTCCTGCCTCAGATGATCTTCTGGCCGACCAGGTACTCGGCGATCTTGCTGCCGCCGTCACCCTCGTCCTCGACGCGCTCACCCGCGGTGCGCGGGGGCTTCGGGGCCGCTTCGACCACAGTGGACAGCGCGCTGCCGAGGCCGACCGCACCCGCGTCGACGCCGAGGTCGGCGATCGTGAGGGTCTCCACCGGCTTCTTCTTCGCGGCCATGATGCCCTTGAAGGACGGGTAGCGCGGCTCGTTGATCTTCTCGGTGACGCTCACCAGCGCCGGCAGGTTCGCCTCGAGGTGGGTCAGGCCGTCGTCGGTCTCCCGGTCGGCCTTGACGGTGCCGCCCTCGACGGTCAGCGACCGCACCTGGGTCAGCTGCGGCAGGCCCAGCAGCTCGGCCAGCATCGCGGGCACGGCACCGGCACGGCCGTCGGAGGCCTCGTTGCCGGCGATGACCAGGTCGACGCCCTCGACCTTGCCGACGGCGGCGGCGAGCACCTTCGCGGTGGCCACGGCGTCGGAACCGTGCAGGGCCTCGTCCGAGACGTGGATGGCCTTGTCCGCGCCCATGGACAGGGCCTTGCGGATGGCGTCGGTCGCGCGGTCCGGGCCCACCGAGATCACGGTGACCTCACCCTCGCCGGCTTCCTTGATCTTCAGCGCTTCTTCGACGGCCTTCTCGTTGATCTCGTCGAGAACGGCGTCGGCGGATTCGCGGTCGAGCGTGTGGTCACCGTCGGAGAGCTTGCGCTCCGAATAGGTGTCCGGTACCTGCTTGACCAGGACAACGATGTTCGTCATTGGTCCCCTTCGACCTCCCTGAACCAGCTCTACTGGTCGGTAGCGTAGGGAGATTTCGCTGTCGTGGCGCCCCGAGGTGACGCCATTCACCCGGAATCCCGAATTACCGGGACGATCGTTCAGCTTTCTCCCGCTCCCGCTCAGACTACTCCCAGTGGAGGGTTGACCGGATGTGGTTACACCCGTTGGTGCCTTCGGTCTAACCTCACTTCCCGTGTCCAACCACGTCGCCGTCGTGACCGATTCGACCGCTTCCCTGCCCGAGCAGCTGCGCAAGCAGTGGGGCGTCGCCGTGATCCAGCTCCAGCTGCAGGTCGGGGACCACGTGGACGAGGAGAACCGGTTCGACAGAGGGGATCTCGTCGCCGCGCTGAGCGCGGGTGAACGCGTCACCACGAACCCGCCGGACCCCGGCGCGTTCTTCTGGACCTACCAGGACGCGGTGAGCGCCGGGGCGACCGCGATCGTCAGCCTGCACATCTCGCAGCGCATGTCGGCCACCCTGCAGGCCGCGCAGGAGGCCGCGCGGCAGGTGCAGGTCCCGGTGTACACCGTGGACAGCGGGACGACCGGGATGAGCCTCGGGTTCGCGGTGCTGTCCGCCGCCCGTGCCGCCGCGGCGGGCGGTTCGCCGGAACGCGTGATCGAAGCGGCGCAACGGCGCTTCGCGACCAGCAGCGAGCTGATCTACGTCGACACGCTGGAGTACCTGCGCCGGGGTGGCCGGATCGGTGGCGCCGCCGCGCTGCTCGGGACGGCGTTGTCGATCAAGCCACTGCTCACCGTCCGCGATGGCGAAGTGGCCCCGCTGGCGCGCGCCGCCGGCAGCCGTCGCGCCCTGGCGAAGCTCGTCGACCTGGCCGCACAGCGGGCCGGCCGGCTGCCGACGGACCTGGCGATCTCGTGCTTCCGCCCCACCGACCGCGAGCTGAGCCTGGTGCAGCAACTGCGCGAGCGGGTCGCCAACGTGCGGGAGCTGAGCATCGTCGAGGCGAGCACGGTGATCGGCGCGCACGTCGGGCCGGGCGCGCTGAGCATCACGGTCTCGCCCGGATAGGGGTGGAACCGGCGGGGTGACCTGTCCGTTGACAGGGGGACGAACCCGGCATACCGCCCCGGAGGACGGACATGGCTTCGCTGTTGCACAAACTCGCCCGATTCGCCAGCACCCCGCAGGGCCGACGGGCCATCCAGCAGGCGAAAGAGTTCGCCGGCGACCCGCGCCGGCGCGCTCAGGCCAAATCCGCGGTGGCGAA
Coding sequences within it:
- a CDS encoding electron transfer flavoprotein subunit alpha/FixB family protein, with protein sequence MAEVLVLVDHLNGELKKTTFEALTAARELGEPSAVVVGAPGTAGKFKEQLGAYGAQKVYVAESEDAANYLVTPKVDALAKLVEQASPAAVIVTASAEGKEVAGRLAIRVGGGLLYDAVGVNSDGTVEQSIFGGAYSVKSKAQGLPIISVRPGAVEASQAEGAAAEEAVELPAVDAAKSAKITGVEPVVGGDRPELTEATIVVSGGRGVGSAEKFEVVEKLADSLGAAVGASRAAVDSGYYPAQFQVGQTGKTVSPQLYVALGISGAIQHRAGMQTSKTIVAVNKDPEAPIFEIADFGVVGDLFNVAPQLTEEVTKRKS
- a CDS encoding DegV family protein → MSNHVAVVTDSTASLPEQLRKQWGVAVIQLQLQVGDHVDEENRFDRGDLVAALSAGERVTTNPPDPGAFFWTYQDAVSAGATAIVSLHISQRMSATLQAAQEAARQVQVPVYTVDSGTTGMSLGFAVLSAARAAAAGGSPERVIEAAQRRFATSSELIYVDTLEYLRRGGRIGGAAALLGTALSIKPLLTVRDGEVAPLARAAGSRRALAKLVDLAAQRAGRLPTDLAISCFRPTDRELSLVQQLRERVANVRELSIVEASTVIGAHVGPGALSITVSPG
- a CDS encoding electron transfer flavoprotein subunit beta/FixA family protein, which produces MTNIVVLVKQVPDTYSERKLSDGDHTLDRESADAVLDEINEKAVEEALKIKEAGEGEVTVISVGPDRATDAIRKALSMGADKAIHVSDEALHGSDAVATAKVLAAAVGKVEGVDLVIAGNEASDGRAGAVPAMLAELLGLPQLTQVRSLTVEGGTVKADRETDDGLTHLEANLPALVSVTEKINEPRYPSFKGIMAAKKKPVETLTIADLGVDAGAVGLGSALSTVVEAAPKPPRTAGERVEDEGDGGSKIAEYLVGQKII